The genomic region CGCCGGCGCTCTCAGGGGGACCCGACACCATGACCATCCGTACACGACGCACCGACGCATTCGTGGCCGCCGCCGGTACCGTGCTGCTCGTGGCCGCGCTCAGTGGCTGTGGGAGTGCGAATGCGGAGGACGCCGCCGCCGAGCACAAGTCGTTCGCGTTCAGTGGGGACGCGCTCACCATCGACGCCGACAACTCGACCCTGGATCTCGTGCCCGCCGACGTGGAGCAGATCGAGGTCACCCGCCGGGTCGACGGGTGGGTCGTGCTGGGCAGTGGGCCGGATCCCGTGTGGAAGCTCGAGGGGGACGAGCTGCGGCTCGAGGTGAAGTGCCGGGCGGTGATCAGCAACTGCGAGGCGCACCATGAGGTGAAGGTGCCCCGCGGGCTGGCCCTGACCGTGCAGGGGGACAACGGGAAGGTCACCGC from Streptomyces sp. QL37 harbors:
- a CDS encoding DUF4097 family beta strand repeat-containing protein, whose amino-acid sequence is MTIRTRRTDAFVAAAGTVLLVAALSGCGSANAEDAAAEHKSFAFSGDALTIDADNSTLDLVPADVEQIEVTRRVDGWVVLGSGPDPVWKLEGDELRLEVKCRAVISNCEAHHEVKVPRGLALTVQGDNGKVTAAGFDAPLKISADNGGIDVRDISGPLELVSDNGSVEAERVSGSSVIARSDNGSVRIGFTRVPDLVDTVSDNGSISIDLPAGKSAYAVSAEADNGDVSVKVPRSASSEHVVKARSDNGEVTVRSAN